In Sciurus carolinensis chromosome 17, mSciCar1.2, whole genome shotgun sequence, one genomic interval encodes:
- the Sema3g gene encoding semaphorin-3G isoform X3 has protein sequence MAPLAWAICCFLGGLLISGGSPSPSVPRLRLSYRDLLSANRSAIFLGPRGSLDLRSMYLDEYRDRLFLGGRDALYSLRLDQAWPDPREVLWPPQPGQREECVRKGRDPLMECANFVRVLQPHNRTHLLACGTGAFQPTCALITVGHRGEHVLHLEPSSVESGRGRCPHEPSRPFASTFVGGELYTGLTADFLGREAMIFRSGGPRPALRSDSDQSLLHEPRFVMATRIPDNSDQDNDKVYFFFSETVPSPDGGPGRVTVSRVGRVCVNDAGGQRVLVNKWSTFLKARLVCSVPGPGGAETHFDQLEDVFLLWPKAGKSLEVYALFSTVSAVFQGFAVCVYHMADIWEVFNGPFAHRDGPQHQWGPYGGRVPFPRPGVCPSKMTAQPGRPFGSTKDYPDEVLQFARAHPLMFWPVRPRRGRPVLIKTNLAQRLSQIVVDRVEAEDGTYDVIFLGTDSGSVLKLIALQAGGSGEPEEVVLEELQVFKVPTPITEMEISVKRQMLYVGSQLGVAQLRLHQCETYGSACAECCLARDPYCAWDGTSCTRYRPSPGKRRFRRQDIRHGNPALQCLGHGQDVPKWSQPGPLCRGNFRTGGHQDLWHRAQQHLPGVPAQVSPGCCALVLAEARG, from the exons ATGGCCCCCTTGGCCTGGGCTATCTGCTGCTTCCTGGGGGGCCTCCTGATCAGTGggggcagccccagccccagcgtGCCCCGCCTGCGACTCTCCTACCGAG ATCTCCTGTCTGCCAACCGCTCTGCCATCTTTCTGGGCCCCCGAGGCTCCCTGGACCTCCGGTCCATGTACCTGGATGAGTACCGGGACCGCCTCTTTCTGGGGGGCCGTGATGCCCTCTATTCTCTGCGGCTGGACCAGGCATGGCCAGACCCTCGGGAG GTCCTGTGGCCACCCCAGCCAGGCCAGAGGGAAGAATGTGTTCGAAAGGGAAGAGATCCTCTG ATGGAATGTGCCAACTTTGTACGGGTGCTACAGCCCCACAACCGGACCCACCTGTTGGCATGTGGCACTGGGGCCTTCCAGCCCACTTGTGCCCTCATCACGGTTGGGCATCGTGGGGAG CATGTGCTCCACCTGGAGCCCAGCAGTGTGGAAAGTGGACGCGGGAGGTGCCCGCACGAGCCCAGCCGTCCCTTCGCCAGCACCTTTGTAG GTGGGGAGCTGTACACAGGCCTCACTGCTGACTTCCTGGGGCGTGAGGCCATGATCTTCCGAAGTGGGGGTCCCCGGCCAGCACTGCGTTCTGACTCTGACCAGAGCCTTCTGCACG AGCCCCGATTTGTGATGGCCACACGGATCCCTGACAACTCTGACCAGGATAATGATAAGGTGTACTTCTTCTTCTCGGAGACCGTCCCTTCGCCCGATGGTGGCCCGGGCCGTGTCACTGTCAGCCGTGTGGGCCGTGTCTGTGTG AATGATGCTGGTGGCCAGCGGGTGCTGGTGAACAAGTGGAGCACCTTCCTCAAAGCCAGGCTGGTCTGCTCTGTGCCCGGCCCTGGTGGTGCTGAGACCCACTTTGACCAGCTGG AGGACGTGTTCCTGCTGTGGCCCAAGGCAGGGAAGAGCCTGGAGGTGTACGCGCTATTCAGCACCGTCAG TGCTGTGTTCCAGGGCTTTGCCGTCTGTGTGTATCACATGGCAGACATCTGGGAGGTCTTCAACGGGCCTTTTGCCCACCGCGATGGTCCTCAGCACCAGTGGGGGCCCTATGGGGGCAGGGTGCCCTTCCCTCGCCCTGGCGTG TGCCCCAGTAAGATGACTGCACAGCCAGGACGACCCTTTGGCAGCACTAAGGACTACCCAGACGAGGTGCTGCAGTTTGCCCGAGCCCACCCACTCATGTTCTGGCCTGTGCGGCCTCGGCGTGGCCGCCCTGTCCTCATCAAGACTAATCTGGCCCAGCGGTTGAGCCAGATTGTGGTAGACCGTGTGGAGGCAGAAGATGGGACCTATGACGTCATCTTCCTAGGGACAG ACTCAGGCTCTGTGCTCAAACTCATCGCCCTCCAGGCTGGGGGCTCAGGGGAGCCCGAGGAAGTGGTTCTGGAGGAGCTCCAGGTGTTTAAG GTGCCAACACCCATCACTGAAATGGAGATCTCTGTCAAAAGG CAAATGCTGTATGTGGGCTCTCAACTGGGCGTGGCTCAGCTGCGACTGCACCAGTGTGAGACCTATGGAAGTGCCTGTGCCGAGTGCTGCCTGGCCCGGGACCCATACTGCGCCTGGGATGGCACCTCCTGTACCCGCTACCGCCCCAGCCCTGGCAAGCGTCGGTTCCGCCGGCAGGATATCCGGCACGGCAACCCTGCCCTACAATGCCTGGGCCATGGCCAGGATG TTCCC
- the Sema3g gene encoding semaphorin-3G isoform X2: MAPLAWAICCFLGGLLISGGSPSPSVPRLRLSYRDLLSANRSAIFLGPRGSLDLRSMYLDEYRDRLFLGGRDALYSLRLDQAWPDPREVLWPPQPGQREECVRKGRDPLMECANFVRVLQPHNRTHLLACGTGAFQPTCALITVGHRGEHVLHLEPSSVESGRGRCPHEPSRPFASTFVGGELYTGLTADFLGREAMIFRSGGPRPALRSDSDQSLLHEPRFVMATRIPDNSDQDNDKVYFFFSETVPSPDGGPGRVTVSRVGRVCVNDAGGQRVLVNKWSTFLKARLVCSVPGPGGAETHFDQLEDVFLLWPKAGKSLEVYALFSTVSAVFQGFAVCVYHMADIWEVFNGPFAHRDGPQHQWGPYGGRVPFPRPGVCPSKMTAQPGRPFGSTKDYPDEVLQFARAHPLMFWPVRPRRGRPVLIKTNLAQRLSQIVVDRVEAEDGTYDVIFLGTDSGSVLKLIALQAGGSGEPEEVVLEELQVFKVPTPITEMEISVKRQMLYVGSQLGVAQLRLHQCETYGSACAECCLARDPYCAWDGTSCTRYRPSPGKRRFRRQDIRHGNPALQCLGHGQDEETSGLVATRIYGTEHNSTFLECLPKSPQAAVRWFLQRPEDEGPDQSLSWTMGW, from the exons ATGGCCCCCTTGGCCTGGGCTATCTGCTGCTTCCTGGGGGGCCTCCTGATCAGTGggggcagccccagccccagcgtGCCCCGCCTGCGACTCTCCTACCGAG ATCTCCTGTCTGCCAACCGCTCTGCCATCTTTCTGGGCCCCCGAGGCTCCCTGGACCTCCGGTCCATGTACCTGGATGAGTACCGGGACCGCCTCTTTCTGGGGGGCCGTGATGCCCTCTATTCTCTGCGGCTGGACCAGGCATGGCCAGACCCTCGGGAG GTCCTGTGGCCACCCCAGCCAGGCCAGAGGGAAGAATGTGTTCGAAAGGGAAGAGATCCTCTG ATGGAATGTGCCAACTTTGTACGGGTGCTACAGCCCCACAACCGGACCCACCTGTTGGCATGTGGCACTGGGGCCTTCCAGCCCACTTGTGCCCTCATCACGGTTGGGCATCGTGGGGAG CATGTGCTCCACCTGGAGCCCAGCAGTGTGGAAAGTGGACGCGGGAGGTGCCCGCACGAGCCCAGCCGTCCCTTCGCCAGCACCTTTGTAG GTGGGGAGCTGTACACAGGCCTCACTGCTGACTTCCTGGGGCGTGAGGCCATGATCTTCCGAAGTGGGGGTCCCCGGCCAGCACTGCGTTCTGACTCTGACCAGAGCCTTCTGCACG AGCCCCGATTTGTGATGGCCACACGGATCCCTGACAACTCTGACCAGGATAATGATAAGGTGTACTTCTTCTTCTCGGAGACCGTCCCTTCGCCCGATGGTGGCCCGGGCCGTGTCACTGTCAGCCGTGTGGGCCGTGTCTGTGTG AATGATGCTGGTGGCCAGCGGGTGCTGGTGAACAAGTGGAGCACCTTCCTCAAAGCCAGGCTGGTCTGCTCTGTGCCCGGCCCTGGTGGTGCTGAGACCCACTTTGACCAGCTGG AGGACGTGTTCCTGCTGTGGCCCAAGGCAGGGAAGAGCCTGGAGGTGTACGCGCTATTCAGCACCGTCAG TGCTGTGTTCCAGGGCTTTGCCGTCTGTGTGTATCACATGGCAGACATCTGGGAGGTCTTCAACGGGCCTTTTGCCCACCGCGATGGTCCTCAGCACCAGTGGGGGCCCTATGGGGGCAGGGTGCCCTTCCCTCGCCCTGGCGTG TGCCCCAGTAAGATGACTGCACAGCCAGGACGACCCTTTGGCAGCACTAAGGACTACCCAGACGAGGTGCTGCAGTTTGCCCGAGCCCACCCACTCATGTTCTGGCCTGTGCGGCCTCGGCGTGGCCGCCCTGTCCTCATCAAGACTAATCTGGCCCAGCGGTTGAGCCAGATTGTGGTAGACCGTGTGGAGGCAGAAGATGGGACCTATGACGTCATCTTCCTAGGGACAG ACTCAGGCTCTGTGCTCAAACTCATCGCCCTCCAGGCTGGGGGCTCAGGGGAGCCCGAGGAAGTGGTTCTGGAGGAGCTCCAGGTGTTTAAG GTGCCAACACCCATCACTGAAATGGAGATCTCTGTCAAAAGG CAAATGCTGTATGTGGGCTCTCAACTGGGCGTGGCTCAGCTGCGACTGCACCAGTGTGAGACCTATGGAAGTGCCTGTGCCGAGTGCTGCCTGGCCCGGGACCCATACTGCGCCTGGGATGGCACCTCCTGTACCCGCTACCGCCCCAGCCCTGGCAAGCGTCGGTTCCGCCGGCAGGATATCCGGCACGGCAACCCTGCCCTACAATGCCTGGGCCATGGCCAGGATG